AAAAAACTCCTCTGTGGTTTGAAGATTTTCCAAAGCAAATATTTCCTCACTCTCAAAAGGAATTGTTGAGTATTGAGAAATGAAAACAGAATCTGTATTTTCTGAATTAAGTAGTTTTTTCCAGTCTTCTTTTAAAGCACTCCAATATTCAAAGCGTCTATCCACTAGCATTGCTAATCCTTCATCAAACCAAATAGGTATTTTTTGTCTTCTAGTCTTCCAACCCAATCGTTTCATAAGCTCGGCGTGAGAAAGTTCGTGGCTTAAAACATCTACATTTGTTCCTTCAGAAGAAAGGACAATATAAGCTCCAAAAGGAGTGAGATGTGTCATTCCCGTTTTGGTTTCTTTTTCAATATTTGGATAGCCAAAGCGTTGCATTACTTCATCGGTTGTTCCTACCAAAATAGTAGGTTTGCTTTCTGTGCTTCCAAAAAGAGAATCTATACGTAATCTTGATTTTTGATAAAGCAAAATAATTTCTTTGCGTTGCTTAGTACTCATTTGAGGATTGACATAAATAGAGACCTGTTCAAAATCTAGCTTATCTAAATAAAAATCCTTTAAAAAAAAAGTTCTAACAAGTGTGGGTGCATAAAAACAAGTGAAGACTATCAACCAAAAGATAAGCAGCAAAAAAGATATTCCTACCCATTTTTTTATAGAAATAGGAGGTTTTAAAAAATCTAATATTGTTTTTATAGCATTCAAGGTTATTTGTTTTTTACAAACTTAGATAATTTTTTATAACTTCATAATGTATTGTTTCTTGCTAAGAAAAATAGTAATTTTATAAATCAATTATCACTAAATAATAAATGTTATCAAGGTTTAGAGTACTGGACATCCATAGATATTTGCTGTTCTGTGAGCCACAGAACAGGGAAAAAACACTGGCGACACCAACAACTTTTTATCTCATGTCCAGTACTCTAATCAAGGTTAATTTATTAACGTTCGTTTCTCCATAGCGTTGGGTTTGTAAAATGCTATGAAGAAACGAAACAATATTTTGTCAAAGAATAACTTTGCAAAAATCTTAAATCTATATCACTCTATTTTTTATGCGCCTATTTCTTAAAATATTTGTTGCTATTATTCTTATTCATATTGTTTGGAATTATCGTTCTTGTTCATACAGTATGCTAAAGCCAATATTTTCAGAGCGTACTAAAATGAATGCTGTAATGAAAGTAGAGCAAAATTATGGAGCAGAAATAGATGAAATTTGCGAAGAACTGGAAGCCCCATCAGAGTATTTTAAGGCATTGGTTTTATTGGAGTGTTCGGCAAAAAAACCTGCTCAAAGTCGTTATGAGCCTAATGTTTTTAAAAATCTAAAAGCTGTAAGAGAAGGCAAACGAAAAAAATATGCTAACCTTACTCAAAAAGATTTGAAACGTTATTCAGAAAAAGAACTTACTATGCTTGCCACTTCTTGGGGTCCATTACAAATTATGGGGTATCACGTGGTCAGAGAAGGACTTACTATTGATGATTTGAATGGTGAAAAAGGCTTGCAAATAGCTATTCAATGGTGTATTGCCACCTATGGAAAGTATTTAGAAGAAGGTGATTATAAAAATGCATTTCATATACACAACACAGGAAAAGAACATCCTCTTTTTTGGAAAGCTAAGACGTATGACCCTCTGTATGTAGATAAAGGACTTATTTATATATCTTCTCTAAAGTAATACTAACACCACTTTTACTTATTTAAAAATACCTTTTTTACCAGTTCTAAAATTTGTGAGTGAATATCTGTGGCTGCAATAATTTGCTTTCCAAAAATATAGTTCTCTACAATCTGATTTCCCTCAAAATCACTTACAATTCCACCTGCTTCTGTTACTATTAGTGCGCCTGCTGCCACATCCCAAGCATTTAGATTATATTCAAAATAACCTTCAAAACGTCCAGCAGCAACAAAAGATAAGTCCACAGCAGCTGAGCCAAGTCTGCGAAGTCCATGAGCTGCTTTCATCATGGTTTCCATCATAGAAAGATAGTCTTCTATGCGTTCAAAATCTTCATAAGGAAACCCTGTGGCGAGTAATGATTTTCCTAGTTCTTTTTCTCCAGAAACTTTTATTTTTTTGCCGTTTAGCGTTGCTCCACCATTTTTGTGTGCAGCAAAACACTCTTTTCTATTTACTTCATAGACTATTCCTAAC
The Bernardetia sp. genome window above contains:
- a CDS encoding inositol monophosphatase family protein, translating into MASSSSSLNTDKHTIDLIFLRKEVSQLAEQVASFISKEAQDFNKDDIEVKSFNSLVSYVDKEAEKKIVARLRELLPQAGIIAEEGTGTPKEEGFNWIIDPLDGTTNFVHGIPVYSISIALSHTEKMEEEESTQTELLLGIVYEVNRKECFAAHKNGGATLNGKKIKVSGEKELGKSLLATGFPYEDFERIEDYLSMMETMMKAAHGLRRLGSAAVDLSFVAAGRFEGYFEYNLNAWDVAAGALIVTEAGGIVSDFEGNQIVENYIFGKQIIAATDIHSQILELVKKVFLNK